Sequence from the Colletotrichum higginsianum IMI 349063 chromosome 6, whole genome shotgun sequence genome:
ACACTCAGCGTCCGGTTGCCCGAGGTCCTTGGCAACATCCCCGATAAACGGAGAGTGCGTTATTATCCTTCGTCTTGTGCTTTGCGTCACTAACGCGTGTCCCACATCCAGCTTATTGACGAAATCCGGCACTCCGTGACGGCCCTCAAGACCCTCCCAGTGGAGGTGCGCCTCCCCGCGCGTCACGTCTACTATGAAGGCATCCAGTATGCTTTCGCCGCATCCACAGCcttcgccggcatcgccctGCTTGCGGCAATTTTCGCAAGCCCGCGTGGACTCCGTAGCACTCACAAGTAGTTCATCGTCAGGGGGGGGTCCGCGGATCGCCTGATCGCGTCATCCGGCAGTCTCCATCCAACAGCCGCGACCGGGCCAAGAATGTCACTGCAGGACGCTGACGCACAATGATGGGTTTCAAGACTGTATTTATTCCACACAAAGCAGGGATGGAAAGGAGAACCGGATTAGTCCCGACAAGCTTGCGATGCAGGAACCAGGGCAAGACTGGTGGGGTGTGGATGCGTGGGTAGCAGGCAGAGGTTACAGGACATGTAGCTCAGGAACTTTCTCAAGCGAAAGCATCAAACGGAAATGATTGAATCGAGTAACAATTTGGCGGGCGCAAAAACAGAGTGGCGTATGAATTACACAGCCGTACAGTCTTCTCTGCCCTTCACTCATCTGTGCTCTCGGATGGCTTCCGGCGCAAGACGCGATTCGGTTTGCCCACACCCCAAGCATGCGGTTTAGCCGTACACCGATGTGCTTATGGTGTACTCTAACTCAGGTTGAATTCATTGATTCATTTTATAAAATGACATAATCATTCACAAGGAACATGTTGTGTGCTTTGCCTTCTTTTGGGTTATCCCAGTTGTTgcaggggggaagggaacaGCAAGGAGGACTCTGTTGGACGAGGGCCCACCAGCACCAGGCATACGCATCCATGTTGATGTTGGGCTCACACTGTAAAGTCACGGTGTTTTATTCCCTCCTCATTGCGCAACCGCAGTTGCATATCACGAGACCGTCCGTTGCGTGTTCCTACGTGTGTCTTGGGTAGTAACGATGCTGAGGCAAACCCGTGCTGTAGTCTGCCAGCACATGCCCAGACGTAGACAGAACACACTGACGTACGTAGCCATTACCAGTGAATCCAGGCGTGTTAAATAGGAGTCCGTTCTCATTCAGAGATAATTTTTGTGTTGCTTCTGCCTGATTCTAAAATCGTTGTTCTCGCCATGACTTCCAAAACTTCAGAGCCTAGCAGCTCAGACGGCGAAGTCTACGCTGTGGGCGACGAGCTTCCGCCTTCGACCGGCGAGGTGCTTGGTTCCATCGAGCCCCATGTGTTCTCGAATCCTCGCCGTGCGTCGCATTGGCAGCAGATATACGAGAACGCGGCCTATGAGGGAAGGCATCGGTTCGATGCTTCTCTGACGTGGTCTGCCGATGAGGAAAAGAGGCTGAGAAAAAGGGTAGCTACTTCTCACCGCAATCATACATTCAAACTCTTGCTTACAATACTCAGCTTGACTGGAGGATAATGGCATGGGTTTGGGTGATGGTTCGTCAGTTCTCGATAGGTGCGACTTGACGTGTGGCTGATAAATCCCTAGTTCTCAAGTCTCGATCTTGTTCGTAGAAACATCAACCGTGCCGTGTCTGATAACATGGTATGTTTTCCAGGGTGATTTTTGAAAGAGAGGTACCAACAGTCATTTTCTCCCAGCTTGACGACCTTGGAGCGAGCACGAAGTAAGGACATTTCCATCCCCACACCCAGAACTTGTGGCTAATATGTCGACAGCGATTACAACACCGGGAACACGATTTACCTGGTCACCTTCCTCGCCGCTGAGCTGCCTGGCGGTCTGATCAGTAAGAAAGTCGGTCCTTTCCGATACACCCCCACCATCATCATAACCTGGGGCGTCCTGAGCGCCCTGCAGGTGTTGATGAACAGCCGCGCCAGCTTCTGGGCTTTCCGGGCcctcctcggtctcgtcCAAGGAGGCTTCATACCCGAAATGGTGCTCTACCTGTCGTACTTCTACAAGAACAACGAACTGCCGTTCAAGCTCAGCATCTTCTACACGGTCATCCCGGTCACGCAAATACATGGCGCTTTGCTGGCCGCAGGCTTTCTTGAGATGAGAGGCGTCCTTGGCTGGGCTGGATGGCAATGGCTGTGAGTCGTTCTACCCCTCGCCCCCCCTCAATGAGAAACAACCTGACCTCGACCCAGCTTCCTTATAGAAGGTCTCATTTGCGTGGTCATCGGCCTTGTCAGCTTCTTCGTCATGCCCCCCTCGGTCACCGAGCCTGCTCGCGCGTTCCGGCGCCCCGACGGAACCAACAAATGGTGGACCGAGAGGGAGGAAAAGATCCTGGTGAACCGCACCCTCCGCGACGATCCGACGAAAGGCGACATGAACAATCGCACCGCCGTTACGTTCAAGGGGCTTTGGGGTGCGCTTACAAACTATGACCTGTGGCCCATCTTCATTGTTGGTATCTTCGCGTGGATACCGTTCCAGCCGACGGCGAACTATCTGTCGTTGATATTGCGAGAGATGGGGTACTCAGTTTTTGAGTCAAACATGTTGACGATTCCGAGCTACGTTATCTTCGCCATCAATGTAAGTTCACCAAGCCTGGAATAACAACGTGACAGAAGAAGAGTTTGCGACTCGCCAAAGCATACGAGCTAATTCCTGAATGGCGGACAGGTTGTCGGACTTGGTTGGTTGTCTGAGCGGTTCAATGAGCGATCGATAATCGGATCTTTGAGCAACGTCTGGATGCTCCCTTTCTTCATCGCTCTCGTCTCAATCCCGGACACATCGAGTCCGTGGGTCCGATATGTCCTCATTACCGGCATCAACTCCATCCCCTATGCCCACTCGATCTTGGTAGGAATGACGAGTCGGAACGCTCGCAGCGTCGGTACTCGAGCAGTTTAGACTGCGGTGTACAACATGACTTACCAGATCGGAAGCATCATTGCCGCGAACATCTATCGCGACGAGGACAGACCGCATTGTGAGTATCACCGCGGGGCCGGAGCCTGTGTGGCCGCTACGGTGCCGCTTTCGGAATGAGATCATGACTGACAGATCCAATTTTCAGATTACACTGCCAACAGAGCGTTGATAGGTCTTTGTGTGGCCAATATTCTGCTTTTCATTGGGATGAAATTCTACTACATCTGGAGAAACCGCGTATTGGCGAGGAGGTATGCAGAGGCGTCTGAGGCGGAGAAGCAGACGGCCATTGACATGAGGTTTGCTCATTGAGCAATCAAAACACTATCTGGTACTTTCGAGTGCAGCGAGCTAAGTAATGCCACATCATTTACTCAACAACACAAGGTCTGTTGCTGGCGCTGGAAGCTGGTTTTTCTGGACATTGAGGGATGACCCCTGTCCTCCAGTGAGGCAATGTAGCCAATGATGTGAACGCCGATTGCCGAATCTAGTCTGGACCCCACCTCTAAACAATTGATATCGGGAAAGAGACAACATCAAAACTCTGCCGGCTTTCAACAATAATTGGCCATCTACTTAATTCATTCCTAAGGACCCCTGTGCATTTT
This genomic interval carries:
- a CDS encoding OphD encodes a permease for phthalate transporter, with the protein product MTSKTSEPSSSDGEVYAVGDELPPSTGEVLGSIEPHVFSNPRRASHWQQIYENAAYEGRHRFDASLTWSADEEKRLRKRLDWRIMAWVWVMFSSLDLVRRNINRAVSDNMLDDLGASTNDYNTGNTIYLVTFLAAELPGGLISKKVGPFRYTPTIIITWGVLSALQVLMNSRASFWAFRALLGLVQGGFIPEMVLYLSYFYKNNELPFKLSIFYTVIPVTQIHGALLAAGFLEMRGVLGWAGWQWLFLIEGLICVVIGLVSFFVMPPSVTEPARAFRRPDGTNKWWTEREEKILVNRTLRDDPTKGDMNNRTAVTFKGLWGALTNYDLWPIFIVGIFAWIPFQPTANYLSLILREMGYSVFESNMLTIPSYVIFAINVVGLGWLSERFNERSIIGSLSNVWMLPFFIALVSIPDTSSPWVRYVLITGINSIPYAHSILTAVYNMTYQIGSIIAANIYRDEDRPHYYTANRALIGLCVANILLFIGMKFYYIWRNRVLARRYAEASEAEKQTAIDMRFAH